Sequence from the Rhodococcus jostii RHA1 genome:
GGCCGGCGGTGAGACCGGCGATGTGGGACCAGGCGTCGGCCTCGTCGATGTTGCTGGTCGCGCGGCCGATGACGGCGACGAGTTCGATCTCCCAGTCGACGTTGCCGCCGGCAGGAATTACGACGTCGCTGTCGGGGCCGGTGAAGCTGGACGCGTACTTGGTGAACACGGGCGGCAGGTGCGTGGGGGATTCGAAGCCGGATTCGGTGGCGTGGGCGTGGTAGTTCAGCCCGAACGCGAACACCTGCCGGGGAGCCGGCGACGGTGCGCGGAGACGGGACCGGTCGATGGGGACGCTGTTCCCCGTCAGCTCCTGGATGTCCTGTTCCGCCACCCATCCGGTGATGTCGTCCCAAGCCTGGTAGACGGCGGGCAGTTCGGGGCCGAACCGGCCGCGGGAGGCGTGGGCGAGGTCGACGGCTCGTTCGGAACCCTCGTCTCCGAAGACGAGAGCGGCACGGCCGTCGATGTTGGCGATACGCATGAAAGTGGTTCTCCTGGAGCGTTGTCTGTGGTGTGTGGTCAGAGGTCTGCGTTGACGGAGGCGGGCGTGGGCCTCGTATCGGAAGGGCCGGTGGTTACCTGCCTCGGTCCCCGCGGGGACGGCAGGGCCACGAAGGCGACGGCGCACAGCACCGTCAGCGCGGCGACGAGGTAGAGGACTGCGGTGTAGCTTCCTGTTCGGTCCACCACGGCACCGACCCACAGGGGCGCGATGCCGCCGCCGAGGACGAACGCCATGTAGGGGCCTGCATAAGCTTTTCCGAACGCGGCGAGCCCGAAATAGCGGGACGTGAAGAAGCCCACCATATCCAGCTCGGCGCCGAGCATGCACCCCAGCGTAAAGG
This genomic interval carries:
- a CDS encoding fumarylacetoacetate hydrolase family protein, with amino-acid sequence MRIANIDGRAALVFGDEGSERAVDLAHASRGRFGPELPAVYQAWDDITGWVAEQDIQELTGNSVPIDRSRLRAPSPAPRQVFAFGLNYHAHATESGFESPTHLPPVFTKYASSFTGPDSDVVIPAGGNVDWEIELVAVIGRATSNIDEADAWSHIAGLTAGQDISERITQTRGPAPQFGLGKSFAGFSPQGPWLVTPDEFADPDDLELGCTVDGEEVQKGRTRDLIFPVSKLIAALSRTVTLYPGDVIFTGTPAGVGVGRDPQRFLQPGEELDSWIDGIGTLHQRFVADPGAK